In a single window of the Tachyglossus aculeatus isolate mTacAcu1 chromosome 14, mTacAcu1.pri, whole genome shotgun sequence genome:
- the SNRPF gene encoding small nuclear ribonucleoprotein F, translating into MSLPLNPKPFLNGLTGKPVMVKLKWGMEYKGYLVSVDGYMNMQLANTEEYIDGALSGHLGEVLIRCNNVLYIRGVEEEEEDGEMRE; encoded by the exons ATG AGTTTACCGCTGAACCCCAAGCCATTTCTGAATGGACTGACAGGCAAGCCCGTGATGGTGAAGTTAAAATGGGGAATGGAGTACAAGGGTTACCTCGTGTCCGTGGACGGCTACATGAACATGCAG CTTGCAAATACAGAAGAATACATAGATGGGGCATTATCTGGACACCTTGGTGAAGTTCTAATAAG GTGTAATAATGTCCTTTACATCAGAGGtgttgaagaggaggaagaagacgggGAAATGAGAGAATAG